In bacterium (Candidatus Blackallbacteria) CG13_big_fil_rev_8_21_14_2_50_49_14, the following are encoded in one genomic region:
- a CDS encoding hydrolase: MDELPEVPQTAMRAIQLLNDPDTDVGKLAEVISSDQALTAKVLRLCNSAFYGLSRKVTTISEAVMIVGFSSVKSLVLMITTQSTLNKGLLGYKLNAGEFWEHSIASAEISRSLALNLKHHEPEECFIAGLIHDIGKIVLNQYALPEVYKATNLHLNTKIHLYEAENKILGFNHAEIGAALAERWNFPPLLVESIKRHHSFEALLENEIPALLPTLVATANLLAAMLREDKKNQALVTFREHANIIHKVLGIQESHLERLLPNLQKKVEETRQLALLVT, translated from the coding sequence GTGGATGAATTGCCCGAGGTTCCTCAAACGGCCATGCGCGCCATTCAATTGTTGAATGATCCCGATACAGATGTAGGTAAACTCGCCGAAGTCATCAGCTCTGATCAAGCCCTGACAGCAAAGGTCCTGCGACTCTGTAATTCAGCCTTTTATGGTCTGTCACGCAAAGTGACAACGATTTCTGAGGCCGTGATGATTGTAGGGTTTAGCTCCGTCAAAAGTCTGGTTCTGATGATTACTACGCAGAGCACACTGAACAAAGGCCTCTTGGGCTATAAACTAAACGCAGGTGAGTTTTGGGAACATTCAATCGCAAGTGCCGAAATTTCACGCTCTCTGGCCTTAAATCTCAAACACCATGAACCCGAAGAATGCTTTATTGCAGGCTTGATTCACGATATTGGCAAAATTGTACTGAACCAATACGCTTTACCTGAAGTGTATAAGGCCACCAATCTTCATCTCAACACCAAAATTCACTTGTATGAGGCCGAAAATAAAATCTTGGGGTTTAACCATGCTGAGATTGGGGCTGCCTTGGCTGAGCGTTGGAACTTCCCCCCGCTCTTGGTAGAATCGATCAAAAGACACCACAGTTTTGAAGCTTTACTTGAAAATGAAATACCCGCCTTGCTTCCGACTTTGGTTGCGACCGCGAATCTTTTGGCAGCGATGTTAAGAGAGGATAAAAAAAATCAAGCCCTTGTCACCTTTCGTGAGCATGCAAACATCATTCATAAGGTCTTGGGTATTCAGGAATCCCACCTGGAAAGATTGCTGCCCAATTTACAAAAAAAAGTCGAAGAGACGCGTCAATTGGCGCTTTTAGTGACTTAA
- a CDS encoding chemotaxis protein CheR produces MHDEACLFFTRSKSAQGKGRGMQPHSDPELTHFKREFHQLSGYNLDNYQHIQIDRRLQEILHTTHSQNLAELLIYFKQNSNELRKFLDGLSINVSEFFRNAERFQEIQNKILPELLSRRPRLRIWSAGSSIGAEIYSLLMILEHLGAADHCHFLASDIDRDALERARKGVFLPDLLQHVSKKDLSTFFDPCLDENKANAYVFKQKWREKVHFIHHDLLTDDYPLQFDLIACRNVMIYFTKEAKTRVYQQFYSSLREGGVLFVGGAEQLIQAHEIGYNRLSSYFYQKQKMGKP; encoded by the coding sequence TTGCACGATGAAGCCTGCTTGTTTTTTACCCGGTCCAAAAGTGCTCAAGGAAAGGGCCGGGGCATGCAGCCACATTCTGATCCCGAGTTGACGCATTTTAAACGTGAGTTTCATCAGCTTTCTGGTTATAATCTGGATAATTACCAACATATCCAAATTGATCGGCGACTTCAGGAAATCTTACACACAACCCATTCCCAAAATTTAGCTGAACTGCTGATATATTTCAAACAAAATTCAAATGAATTGCGCAAATTTTTAGATGGACTCTCGATCAATGTTTCAGAGTTTTTTAGAAATGCCGAACGTTTTCAGGAAATTCAAAACAAAATTTTACCTGAACTGCTTTCACGAAGGCCCCGGCTCAGAATTTGGAGTGCAGGCAGTTCGATCGGGGCAGAAATTTATTCCCTCTTGATGATCCTCGAACATCTGGGAGCAGCCGATCACTGCCATTTTCTTGCAAGCGATATCGATCGGGATGCTTTAGAACGTGCGCGGAAAGGCGTATTTTTACCCGATTTGCTTCAACATGTGAGCAAAAAAGACCTCTCCACTTTTTTTGATCCTTGCCTGGATGAAAACAAAGCCAATGCCTATGTTTTTAAACAAAAGTGGCGGGAAAAAGTTCACTTTATTCACCACGATCTTTTAACAGATGATTATCCCCTACAATTTGATCTCATCGCCTGCCGCAATGTAATGATATACTTTACCAAAGAAGCAAAAACCCGCGTTTATCAACAGTTTTACTCATCCCTTCGTGAGGGTGGCGTGCTTTTTGTGGGCGGGGCTGAACAGTTGATTCAGGCCCATGAGATTGGTTACAATCGTTTATCTTCATATTTTTACCAAAAGCAAAAGATGGGCAAACCGTGA